In the genome of Fusarium fujikuroi IMI 58289 draft genome, chromosome FFUJ_chr02, one region contains:
- a CDS encoding related to dlpA protein, which yields MSYHAEDLVKLQQYSACDISDALLKLKVPGAGFVADLNLYSSPEGDATSVTVAPVSTVLFASKGQNIPEIQKNIPEGTHWADLTEPGTIVVLKQPDGQKNAVCGGIMAVRMKVCQAKGIVVAGRARDIAELKSTSLPIWARGLSTVGVGGGSVPWAIQVPLDIDGTLVSPGDLAFSDPINGVVVIPQNKVSEVLELLPKLTAADEKVKDDVLNGATVFESFKLHRSNL from the exons ATGAGTTACCACGCCGAGGACTTGGTAAAGCTGCAGCAGTATTCCGCTTGTGATATCTCGGACGCACTCCTCAAGTTAAAGGTTCCCGGCGCCGGCTTTGTTGCCGATCTGAACCTATACAGCTCTCCTGAAGGTGATGCAACATCGGTTACCGTTGCTCCAGTTTCAACAGTTCTCTTCGCCTCAAAGGGACAGAATATCCCAGAAATACAAAAGAACATCCCTGAGGGAACCCATTGGGCCGATCTGACAGAACCAGGAACCATTGTGGTTCTTAAGCAGCCCGATGGTCAAAAGAATGCTGTTTGTGGTGGGATCATGGCGGTTCGCATGAAAGTGTGCCAAGCCAAGGGCATTGTTGTAGCTGGGCGAGCCAGAGATATAGCGGAACTAAAGAGTACTTCCTTACCG ATTTGGGCTCGAGGGCTGTCCACCGTTGGGGTCGGTGGAGGGAGCGTGCCCTGGGCGATCCAGGTACCTCTCGACATTGATGGAACCCTCGTCTCTCCTGGCGACCTTGCATTTAGCGATCCAATCAACGGGGTGGTGGTCATTCCTCAGAACAAGGTTTCTGAGGTCCTCGAATTGCTGCCCAAGCTGACAGCCGCTGATGAAAAGGTCAAGGACGATGTGCTCAATGGTGCAACGGTTTTTGAGtccttcaagcttcatcGAAGCAATCTTTGA
- a CDS encoding probable carboxy-cis,cis-muconate cyclase yields the protein MPVHHLMVGTWTPPGAIFTFAFDDEALTLKLVKRTEIPKDEPISWMTFSHDRKAIYGAAMKKWSSFAVESPTSITHQVSHPMEHDPNASLATTNTRAIFLLAANKPPYAVYCNPFYDHAGHGAVFTTDSTTKALKENVQNYPYQPNTGIHGMVFDPEEEYLYSADLRANKIWTHRRVSKDDPSLELVGSVDCPDARDHPRWVALHPTGNYLYALMEKGNRICEYLIDPATRLPVYTHKHYPLIPPGIPDRWTQYRADVCVLSSSGKYLFASSRANSFDLTGYVAAFKLSDTGAIERQICLNPTPTSGGHSNAVAPCPWTDEWVAITDDQEGWLEIYRWQDEHLARVARVRTPEPGFGMNAIWYD from the exons ATGCCTGTTCATCATCTTATGGTTGGTACCTGGACTCCCCCAGGTGCCATCTTCACTTTCGCcttcgatgatgaagctctCACACTTAAGCTTGTGAAAAGGACCGAGATTCCCAAGGATGAGCCAATCTCATGGATGACATTTAGT CATGATCGCAAAGCTATTTACGGTGCTGCTATGAAGAAGTGGTCCAGCTTCGCCGTCGAATCGCCAACTTCGATAACTCACCAGGTCTCTCACCCAATGGAGCACGATC CCAATGCTTCTCTTGCCACCACAAACACCCGtgccatcttccttctcgcAGCGAACAAGCCTCCTTATGCCGTTTACTGCAATCCTTTCTACGATCACGCTGGCCACGGTGCTGTCTTCACCACCGATTCCACTACAAAGGCTCTTAAGGAAAATGTCCAAAACTACCCTTACCAGCCTAATACGGGTATTCACGGAATGGTCTTTGATCCTGAGGAGGAATATCTTTATTCTGCCGACCTCCGTGCTAACAAGATCTGGACACATCGCCGTGTTAGCAAAGACGATCCTTCTCTTGAGCTGGTCGGTTCTGTTGATTGTCCTGATGCTCGAGACCACCCTCGCTGGGTGGCCCTGCATCCTACTGGAAACTACCTCTACGCTCTTATGGAGAAGGGCAACCGAATCTGCGAGTACCTCATCGATCCCGCAACTCGTCTGCCCGTTTACACTCATAAGCACTACCCTCTGATCCCTCCAGGTATCCCCGATAGGTGGACACAGTACCGCGCTGATGTCTGCGTGCTTTCGTCCTCGGGCAAGTATCTCTTTGCCTCGTCCCGTGCCAACTCCTTCGACCTGACAGGTTATGTGGCCGCCTTCAAGCTCTCGGATACTGGCGCCATTGAGCGCCAGATCTGCCTGAATCCTACACCTACGAGTGGTGGACATAGTAATGCGGTTGCACCTTGCCCTTGGACAGATGAGTGGGTAGCGATCACggatgatcaagaaggtTGGCTGGAGATCTACCGCTGGCAAGATGAGCACCTCGCCCGTGTGGCAAGGGTTAGAACACCAGAGCCTGGCTTTGGCATGAACGCCATCTGGTATGACTGA
- a CDS encoding CBS domain-containing protein → MANAARYNMGSIRPAVIGMGRVFGASLTAVSAFPVDTKGHHDAGEEGGPSLWVLAVASMVLVLLGGAFAGLTIAQVPLPLGDARRMLTYPNAKRVLKLLKRGKHWVLVTLLLSNVIVNESLPVVLDRTLGGGVAAVVGSTVLIVIFGEIVPQSICVRYGLPIGGYMSTPVLLLMYLTAPVSWPIAKLLDWILGEDHGTLYKKSGLKTLVTLHKSLGEISERLNQDEVTIITAVLDLKDKPVAEVMTPISDVYTLAEDHILDEKTMDDILSSGYSRIPIYRSGNHLDFVGMLLVKTLITYDPEDRIPVRDVPLGAIVETRPETSCLDIINFFQEGKSHMVLVSEFPGSDHGALGVVTLEDVIEELIGEEIVDESDVYVDVHKAIRRLTPAPRARRIHATAAAAAAMATKKAPGDSILVDVEEHADEYPPNVETASFHSNYEGGFHNAAKTAIHMKRRTSDGGIEGTPVVVKASLDEMRSQLRLGPANRAANPRSNTRSLFKIKQGLGATHTPPNDGSRPAQPRAASHIGFTSTHGQSQGRTQGHERTPLLAEDHEEAIDDDEDDHGRKTNGRH, encoded by the exons ATGGCGAACGCTGCACGATATAATATGGGCTCAATACGCCCGGCTGTCATTGGCATGGGCCGAGTCTTTGGTGCCAGTTTGACGGCTGTCTCTGCCTTTCCGGTTGACACCAAGGGCCACCATGACGCTGGCGAAGAGGGCGGTCCCAGCCTCTGGGTCCTCGCTGTTGCCTCAATGGTTCTGGTGCTTCTTGGTGGTGCTTTTGCTGGATTGACAATTGCGCAAGTCCCCCTCCCTCTTGGCGATGCGCGACGCATGCTGACCTACCCA AATGCGAAACGTGTGTTGAAATTGTTAAAACGAGGAAAGCATTGGGTTCTGGTCACGCTGCTGCTATCCAACGTCATTGTCAACGAGTCCCTTCCCGTTGTATTGGACCGAACTCTTGGAGGAGGTGTTGCCGCTGTCGTTGGCAGTACTGTTCTCATCG TTATTTTTGGTGAAATTGTTCCCCAGTCCATCTGTGTTCGATATGGTCTTCCTATCGGCGGATACATGTCTACcccagttcttcttctcatgtATCTGACCGCTCCGGTTTCTTGGCCAATTGCGAAGCTTCTCGACTGGATTCTGGGCGAGGATCATGGTACCTTGTATAAGAAGAGCGGACTCAAGACGCTAGTCACCCTCCACAAGTCTCTGGGTGAGATTTCCGAGCGTTTGAACCAGGATGAGGTTACGATTATCACAGCCGTTTTGGACTTGAAGGACAAGCCCGTTGCTGAAGTTATGACGCCCATCTCCGATGTTTATACGCTTGCCGAAGACCACATCCTCGACGAAAAGACCATGGATGATATTCTATCCTCCGGGTACTCGCGAATTCCTATTTATCGTTCTGGGAATCACTTGGACTTTGTTGGCATGCTTTTGGTCAAGACACTCATCACCTATGATCCTGAAGATAGAATTCCCGTCCGCGATGTGCCTCTCGGAGCAATTGTCGAAACTCGCCCTGAAACCAGCTGTCtggacatcatcaacttcttccagGAGGGTAAATCGCACATGGTACTGGTATCCGAATTTCCCGGCTCGGACCATGGTGCCCTAGGTGTCGTTACTCTTGAAGACGTTATTGAGGAATTGATTGGAGA GGAAATTGTTGACGAATCCGATGTCTATGTCGATGTACACAAGGCTATCCGACGTCTTACTCCCGCACCCCGAGCCCGCCGAATTCACGCAactgccgccgccgccgccgcaaTGGCCACTAAGAAGGCCCCGGGCGACTCTATTTTggtcgatgttgaagaacacGCCGACGAATACCCTCCCAATGTCGAGACTGCTTCTTTCCACAGCAATTATGAAGGAGGATTCCACAATGCTGCCAAGACTGCTATTCACATGAAGCGCCGGACCTCTGATGGCGGCATAGAAGGCACCCCAGTTGTTGTGAAGGCTAGTCTAGATGAAATGAGGTCTCAACTTCGTCTTGGACCTGCTAACCGAGCTGCGAACCCCCGCAGCAATACCCGCAGCCTCTTCAAAATCAAACAAGGTCTTGGTGCGACCCATACGCCCCCAAATGATGGCTCAAGACCTGCCCAGCCGCGCGCTGCATCCCACATAGGTTTCACGAGTACTCACGGACAGTCGCAGGGGCGGACTCAGGGGCATGAACGAACACCGTTATTAGCTGAGGATCACGAAGAAGCtatcgatgatgacgaagatgaccaCGGCCGTAAAACAAATGGTCGGCATTAG